In a single window of the Rhodamnia argentea isolate NSW1041297 chromosome 2, ASM2092103v1, whole genome shotgun sequence genome:
- the LOC115748928 gene encoding uncharacterized protein LOC115748928 isoform X2: MERSTPVRKPHTSTADLLTWSETPAPDTARPGSGSSRPSARPHQPSDGISKVVFGGQVTDEEAESLNKRKPCSGYKMKEITGSGIFSGSGENDPSESGDTTPNNRTGIRMYQQALAGISHISFGEEESVSQRKPTTLPEVAKQRELSGTLESESDGMLKKQNSQAKTKELSGHDIFAPPPEILPRTLDSRSLAMYQDMGESAQHNLRTSVKVSNPAGGQSNIMSTEEPVLKTAKKIYDKKFSELSGNNIFEGDVPPSSAEKPLSVAKLREISGNDIFADGKVESRDYLGGVRKPPGGESSITLV; this comes from the exons ATGGAGAGGAGCACTCCCGTGAGGAAGCCCCACACTTCCACGGCGGATCTACTGACTTGGTCCGAGACCCCGGCTCCGGACACGGCCCGACCGGGGTCCGGTTCTTCTCGCCCCAGTGCGCGTCCCCATCAG CCGTCGGATGGGATCAGTAAGGTGGTGTTTGGAGGTCAGGTGACCGATGAAGAAGCTGAGAGCTTGAACAAGAG GAAGCCGTGTTCGGGTTACAAAATGAAGGAGATAACTGGAAGTGGCATCTTTTCAGGTAGTGGAGAAAATGATCCGTCAGAGTCTGGCGATACTACTCCAAACAACAGAACAGGAATCCGAATGTACCAG CAAGCTCTTGCTGGAATCAGTCACATCTCCTTTGGTGAGGAAGAGAGTGTTTCTCAAAGAAAGCCAACTACTCTGCCTGAGGTTGCGAAACAACGCGAATTGAGTGGGACGCTGGAAAGTGAGTCAGACGGGATGTTGAAAAAGCAGAACTCCCAAGCTAAAACCAAAGAGCTTAGTGGGCATGACATATTTGCACCTCCACCTGAAATCTTGCCCAGGACATTGGATTCACGTTCACTTGCAATGTATCAAGACATGGGAGAATCTGCACAACATAATTTACGCACATCTGTCAAAGTTTCTAAT CCCGCTGGAGGTCAGAGTAATATAATGTCCACTGAAGAACCTGTGCTGAAGACGGCGAAGAAGATCTATGACAAGAAATTCTCTGAACTTTCAGGAAACAACATCTTCGAGGGTGACGTGCCTCCATCATCTGCGGAGAAACCACTAAGTGTGGCGAAACTGCGCGAGATAAGTGGCAACGACATTTTCGCTGATGGTAAGGTAGAATCTCGGGACTACCTGGGCGGCGTGCGCAAACCGCCTGGCGGCGAGAGCAGCATCACATTGGTTTG A
- the LOC115748893 gene encoding MDIS1-interacting receptor like kinase 2-like yields MYASWLIINLQKKAKEIMGSPKFETPVHLLASFALFTVLVVIIPQGAVPAYASTLEAQALLKWKSSLQNQNQSTSSLSSWTLPPQNATGSNATAASPCGWYGIACNLARSVIGINLTSSNIRGTLDEFPFSSLPYLTYIDMYINELSGGIPPQVGLLTNLTYLDLSFNQLSGQIPREIGDLTKLEVLHLISNKLNGSIPDEIDRLRLMNELALYSNQLDGSLPSSLGNLSSLARLYLYNNSFSGFIPLEMGNLTNLEEIYMDTNFLTGPIPPAFGKLTKLMELHVYDNELTGSIPPEIGNLNLLRRLSLYYNNLTGSIPSTLGNLTELTLLSLYGNQLSGIIPDELGNLRAMIDFELSMNQLTGPVPSSLGNMTDLKYLYLRENQLSGSVPEFLGDLTNLVVLQLDTNQFTGFMPDNLCRGGSLRNLTMAGNNLTGSIPRSLRNCTSLLRVRLEENQLTGNLSDVFGVYPNLDFMDLSFNKFYGEISVNWGSCPRLRDLRIAGNNMTGTLPPEIGNATELQGLDLSSNGLVGEIPKELGKLTSLVRLNLSRNQLSGISPDFVSLSGLQRVDLSRNRLSMSIPERIGQLADLVLLDLSNNRLSQEIPGQIGMLTHLSELDLNNNSLIGEIPAQLSNLQSLVKLDLSHNSLSGPIYAVFKDMPGLATIDISYNEFQGPVPNTTAFQDAPTEALQGNAGLCGNVDGLQPCDQSAPLKKKKNSNTDKKVFLIVFLVLGAFILFSFVGVYYILHRRKNRRQAEPAREREKLVSISTYDGRILYEEIIEATENFNDRYCIGVGGYGRVFRAKLRSGVAVAVKKLHQMSDSGQTNQKEFQSEIRALTEIRHRNIVRLHGFCSHPQHSFLVYEYLERGDLSATLSDDGDAKELGWDRRANIVKGIAHALSYMHHDCVPPIVHRDISSNNILLDYECEARVSDFGTAKLLKLDTSNWSAVAGTYGYVAPELAYTMKVTEKCDVYSFGVVAIEVIHGKHPGETISSLLAASDKEIATILKNMLDSRLPAPMPGLQDELLVIFKLAIACLSTNPRLRPSMNMVSQMLSACSAAH; encoded by the exons ATGTATGCCTCATGGTTGATTATCAACCtccaaaaaaaagcaaaagaaatcatGGGTTCACCAAAATTTGAGACGCCAGTTCATCTTCTAGCCTCCTTTGCCCTTTTCACAGTGCTTGTAGTTATCATTCCACAAGGTGCAGTTCCTGCTTATGCCTCCACACTGGAAGCACAAGCCCTTCTCAAATGGAAATCCAGCcttcaaaaccaaaaccaatcCACCTCTTCTCTATCTTCATGGACTCTCCCTCCTCAAAACGCTACCGGCTCCAACGCGACGGCAGCGAGCCCGTGCGGTTGGTACGGCATCGCATGTAACCTGGCCAGGAGCGTGATTGGAATCAACCTCACCAGTTCGAACATCAGAGGTACGCTCGATGAGTTCCCGTTCTCCTCTTTGCCGTATCTTACCTATATAGACATGTACATAAATGAACTCTCCGGCGGTATTCCACCTCAAGTTGGCCTTTTGACCAACCTCACCTACCTTGACCTCTCCTTTAACCAATTATCCGGGCAAATACCGCGGGAGATTGGGGATCTCACAAAGCTTGAGGTGCTACACCTGATTTCGAACAAGTTGAATGGCTCTATCCCTGACGAAATTGACCGGTTGCGTTTGATGAACGAGCTCGCCTTGTACTCGAACCAATTGGATGgatcccttccttcttccttgggTAACTTGAGCAGCCTCGCTCGACTATATCTATATAACAATTCATTTTCCGGTTTTATTCCTCTTGAAATGGGAAATTTGACCAACTTGGAGGAGATTTACATGGATACCAACTTCCTAACAGGGCCAATTCCTCCCGCGTTTgggaaattgacaaaactaatGGAATTGCACGTATATGATAATGAACTTACTGGTTCTATCCCACCAGAGATAGGGAACTTGAATCTTCTTCGCCGACTCAGCCTGTACTACAACAATCTTACTGGTTCAATCCCCTCAACATTAGGAAATTTGACAGAGCTTACACTTCTTTCTCTGTATGGCAACCAGCTTTCTGGTATCATTCCTGATGAGTTAGGAAACCTTCGAGCTATGATCGATTTCGAGCTGAGTATGAATCAGCTCACTGGTCCTGTTCCTTCTTCTCTGGGCAATATGACAGACCTGAAATATTTATACCTCCGTGAGAACCAACTTTCCGGTTCAGTTCCTGAATTCCTTGGGGATTTGACAAACCTGGTGGTGCTACAATTGGATACAAACCAGTTCACCGGTTTCATGCCAGATAACTTGTGCCGAGGTGGATCACTGCGTAACCTCACCATGGCCGGCAACAACCTCACAGGTTCCATACCCAGAAGCTTGAGAAATTGCACGAGCTTACTCAGGGTACGCCTCGAGGAGAACCAACTCACTGGAAATCTTTCCGATGTTTTCGGCGTCTACCCAAACTTGGACTTCATGGATTTGAGTTTCAACAAGTTTTACGGGGAAATCTCGGTTAATTGGGGAAGTTGTCCGCGTTTGAGGGATCTACGAATTGCTGGGAACAACATGACCGGTACCTTGCCTCCTGAGATCGGAAATGCGACTGAACTACAAGGACTCGATCTTTCTTCCAATGGTTTAGTCGGTGAGATTCCAAAGGAACTCGGGAAATTGACCTCTTTGGTGAGGTTGAACTTGAGCAGGAATCAACTTTCTGGCATAAGTCCCGACTTCGTTTCACTATCTGGTCTTCAAAGAGTGGATTTGTCCAGGAATAGATTAAGCATGTCTATCCCAGAGAGAATCGGGCAGTTGGCAGACTTAGTCCTCCTGGATTTGAGCAACAACCGGTTAAGCCAAGAAATTCCTGGCCAGATAGGGATGCTGACTCACTTATCTGAGCTAGACTTGAACAATAACTCATTGATCGGTGAGATTCCAGCACAACTCAGCAATCTGCAAAGTTTAGTGAAACTTGACCTCTCACACAACAGTCTTTCTGGCCCTATATACGCCGTTTTCAAGGATATGCCAGGTTTGGCAACAATTGACATATCCTACAATGAGTTCCAGGGTCCAGTTCCAAACACCACGGCATTCCAAGATGCTCCAACAGAAGCATTACAAGGTAACGCTGGATTATGTGGAAATGTTGATGGACTTCAGCCTTGTGATCAATCGGCGccactgaagaagaagaagaactccaATACTGATAAGAAAGTTTTTCTCATTGTTTTCCTCGTACTTGGAGCATTTATCCTGTTTTCTTTCGTCGGAGTATACTACATTTTGCATAGAAGAAAGAACCGCCGACAAGCAGagccagcgagagagagagagaaattggttTCTATATCTACTTACGATGGGAGGATATTGTACGAAGAAATCATCGAAGCGACTGAGAATTTTAATGACAGATACTGCATTGGAGTTGGAGGATATGGAAGAGTCTTCAGAGCAAAGCTAAGATCAGGCGTTGCGGTGGCTGTGAAGAAGCTTCATCAGATGTCCGATAGCGGGCAAACGAATCAGAAGGAGTTTCAGAGTGAGATAAGGGCATTGACGGAAATACGACACCGCAACATCGTGAGACTCCACGGCTTCTGTTCACATCCCCAGCACTCGTTCTTGGTGTACGAGTATCTGGAAAGAGGAGACCTGTCTGCAACCCTGAGCGACGATGGCGACGCGAAAGAGTTGGGTTGGGATAGGAGGGCCAATATTGTTAAAGGCATAGCTCATGCTCTGTCTTACATGCACCATGACTGTGTGCCACCTATTGTTCACCGAGACATATCAAGCAACAACATCTTGCTTGATTATGAGTGCGAGGCCCGTGTTTCCGACTTTGGTACAGCCAAGCTTCTCAAGCTAGACACGTCGAATTGGAGCGCTGTCGCTGGGACATACGGATACGTCGCCCCAG AGCTAGCTTACACAATGAAGGTGACCGAGAAATGCGATGTGTACAGCTTCGGGGTCGTGGCGATAGAGGTGATCCATGGAAAACATCCGGGTGAAACCATCTCATCCCTCTTAGCTGCATCGGATAAGGAGATTGCAACAATCCTGAAAAATATGCTGGATTCGCGCCTACCAGCCCCAATGCCCGGCCTTCAGGATGAACTTCTAGTCATCTTCAAGCTCGCAATTGCTTGTTTATCCACCAATCCACGACTCAGGCCGTCGATGAACATGGTTTCTCAGATGCTATCGGCATGTTCAGCCGCTCACTGA
- the LOC115748928 gene encoding uncharacterized protein LOC115748928 isoform X1, translated as MERSTPVRKPHTSTADLLTWSETPAPDTARPGSGSSRPSARPHQPSDGISKVVFGGQVTDEEAESLNKRKPCSGYKMKEITGSGIFSGSGENDPSESGDTTPNNRTGIRMYQQALAGISHISFGEEESVSQRKPTTLPEVAKQRELSGTLESESDGMLKKQNSQAKTKELSGHDIFAPPPEILPRTLDSRSLAMYQDMGESAQHNLRTSVKVSNPAGGQSNIMSTEEPVLKTAKKIYDKKFSELSGNNIFEGDVPPSSAEKPLSVAKLREISGNDIFADGKVESRDYLGGVRKPPGGESSITLV; from the exons ATGGAGAGGAGCACTCCCGTGAGGAAGCCCCACACTTCCACGGCGGATCTACTGACTTGGTCCGAGACCCCGGCTCCGGACACGGCCCGACCGGGGTCCGGTTCTTCTCGCCCCAGTGCGCGTCCCCATCAG CCGTCGGATGGGATCAGTAAGGTGGTGTTTGGAGGTCAGGTGACCGATGAAGAAGCTGAGAGCTTGAACAAGAG GAAGCCGTGTTCGGGTTACAAAATGAAGGAGATAACTGGAAGTGGCATCTTTTCAGGTAGTGGAGAAAATGATCCGTCAGAGTCTGGCGATACTACTCCAAACAACAGAACAGGAATCCGAATGTACCAG CAAGCTCTTGCTGGAATCAGTCACATCTCCTTTGGTGAGGAAGAGAGTGTTTCTCAAAGAAAGCCAACTACTCTGCCTGAGGTTGCGAAACAACGCGAATTGAGTGGGACGCTGGAAAGTGAGTCAGACGGGATGTTGAAAAAGCAGAACTCCCAAGCTAAAACCAAAGAGCTTAGTGGGCATGACATATTTGCACCTCCACCTGAAATCTTGCCCAGGACATTGGATTCACGTTCACTTGCAATGTATCAAGACATGGGAGAATCTGCACAACATAATTTACGCACATCTGTCAAAGTTTCTAAT CCCGCTGGAGGTCAGAGTAATATAATGTCCACTGAAGAACCTGTGCTGAAGACGGCGAAGAAGATCTATGACAAGAAATTCTCTGAACTTTCAGGAAACAACATCTTCGAGGGTGACGTGCCTCCATCATCTGCGGAGAAACCACTAAGTGTGGCGAAACTGCGCGAGATAAGTGGCAACGACATTTTCGCTGATGGTAAGGTAGAATCTCGGGACTACCTGGGCGGCGTGCGCAAACCGCCTGGCGGCGAGAGCAGCATCACATTGGTTTGA
- the LOC115748973 gene encoding uncharacterized methyltransferase At1g78140, chloroplastic, whose translation MASAVCGGSLASVLGPCQLRSPRRFPLKSRRTSFERRFLGQKVRASSSAFVETKQPSPLESTVDKEKLSSKQGVLACPICYEPLTSRGDLVLSVDSASGSTLQCGTCKKTYVGNETHFDLTATSGTEEYGESMAFSAELFRIPLISYLYERGWRQSFSFWGGFPGPEKEFELIKGFLKSVLGGNILDASCGSGLFSRLFAKSGLFSLVIALDYSENMLEQCYEFIQGEDNFPKEKLALVRADISRLPFASSSIDAVHAGAALHCWPSPSTAVAEISRVLRPGGVFVATTFLLDGPFRLFPLLRPLRQNITQISGSHIFLSEGELEDLCRTCGLIGFKFVRNERFVMISASKPS comes from the exons ATGGCGAGTGCTGTTTGCGGCGGCAGCTTGGCGAGCGTGCTCGGGCCGTGCCAGCTCAGGAGCCCGAGGCGGTTCCCGCTGAAATCCCGTAGGACGAGCTTCGAGCGCCGATTTCTCGGGCAGAAAGTGAGGGCCTCCTCTTCGGCCTTCGTCGAAACTAAGCAGCCGTCGCCGCTG GAATCGACTGTGGATAAGGAGAAACTCAGCAGTAAACAGGGTGTATTAGCTTGTCCCATATGTTATGAGCCGCTGACGTCCCGTGGCGATCTGGTGTTATCTGT GGATTCTGCGTCCGGGTCTACTTTGCAGTGTGGCACCTGTAAGAAGACCTATGTAGGCAACGAAACCCATTTTGATCTTACAGCAACCAGTGGAACCGAGGAATATGGCGAATCCATGGCCTTTTCCGCAGAGTTATTCAG GATTCCGTTGATATCGTATCTCTACGAGAGGGGATGGCGTCAAAGTTTTTCATTTTGGGGTGGTTTTCCAGGTCCAGAGAAGGAG TTCGAATTGATTAAGGGATTCCTCAAGTCAGTACTGGGAGGAAACATTCTTGATGCAAGTTGTGGGAGCGGTCTGTTTTCAAGACTATTTGCCAAGAGTGGACTGTTCTCTCTCGTCATTGCTCTGGACTACTCTGAAAATATGTTGGAGCAGTGTTACGAGTTCATTCAGGGGGAGGATAATTTCCCAAAAGA GAAGTTGGCATTGGTCAGAGCTGACATCTCTAGACTTCCTTTTGCTTCAAGTTCTATTGATGCTGTGCACGCTGGTGCTGCTTTACATTGTTGGCCTTCACCATCAACAGCT GTTGCGGAAATCAGTCGAGTTTTACGGCCTGGTGGAGTTTTCGTTGCGACTACATTCTTGCTTGATGGCCCTTTTAGATTGTTTCCTCTTCTGAGGCCTTTACGCCAG AATATAACTCAAATATCTGGCAGCCACATCTTCCTATCTGAAGGCGAACTAGAGGATCTCTGCAGAACCTGTGGGCTGATTGGCTTTAAATTTGTGAGGAATGAGCGATTCGTGATGATATCGGCTTCCAAACCCAGCTAA
- the LOC115748971 gene encoding uncharacterized protein LOC115748971 isoform X1 → MHGLATKATRRPRDDKADDDVAMIKIRRFVSKMEPAKLTLLLVNLAGIMERADESLLPGVYKEVGAALHADPTKLGSLTLFRSMVQALCYPLAVYLAARHNRAHVIALGAFLWAAATFLVAFSSTFSQVAVSRALNGIGLAIVGPAIQSLVADSTDDNNRGMAFGWLQLTGNLGALVGGLFSVLVAPTTFMGIPGWRISFHLVGLISILVGVLVRLFARDPHFDDGRAKIAGQTSNQSFCSDVKDLLQEAKSVIKIPSFQIIVAQGVTGLFPWSALSFATMWLELVGFSHNKTAFLIALFVIASSLGGLFGGKMGDFLSRRLPNSGRIILAQISSASAVPLAAILLLALPNDSSTAFVHGLVLFIVGFCISWNAPATNNPIFAEIVPEKSRTSVYALDRSFESILSSFAPPIVGILAQHVYGYKELPGGSGASQDIETDRENAASLAKALYAAVGVPMFLCCLIYSFLYCTYPRDRERARMEALIESEMEQLNLDDMSPNGVGTGDLVDRSDINGRERSVINAHYEEDDSTDIEDGYEKTLLHHQLTFSNLGE, encoded by the exons ATGCACGGGCTGGCGACGAAGGCGACTAGACGACCCCGCGATGACAAGGCAGACGACGATGTGGCTATGATCAAGATCAGACGCTTCGTGTCCAAAATGGAGCCCGCTAAGTTGACTCTGCTCCTGGTGAACCTCGCCGGGATCATGGAGAGGGCCGACGAGTCCCTCTTGCCGGGCGTGTACAAGGAGGTCGGAGCCGCCCTGCACGCCGATCCGACTAAGCTCGGCTCGCTCACGCTGTTCAGGTCGATGGTCCAGGCCCTCTGCTACCCTCTGGCGGTCTACTTGGCGGCGCGCCACAACAGAGCTCACGTGATTGCCCTCGGCGCGTTCCTCTGGGCCGCCGCCACGTTTCTTGTCGCGTTCTCGTCTACTTTCTCCCAG GTGGCAGTTTCAAGAGCTTTGAATGGCATTGGGCTTGCCATAGTAGGACCTGCAATCCAGTCCCTTGTGGCTGATTCGACGGACGATAACAACCGGGGTATGGCTTTTGGATGGCTACAGCTGACTGGCAATCTCGGTGCCTTAGTAGGTGGTCTATTTTCTGTGCTGGTAGCTCCCACAACATTCATGGGGATCCCTGGGTGGAGAATTTCCTTCCATTTGGTTGGACTAATAAGCATCCTAGTTGGAGTTCTAGTCCGCCTCTTTGCCAGAGATCCACATTTTGATGATGGCCGTGCCAAGATTGCTGGGCAAActtcaaatcaatcattttgCTCAGATGTGAAGGACTTGCTTCAAGAAGCAAAATCGGTGATAAAGATTCCATCGTTCCAAATAATTGTTGCACAAGGCGTAACGGGTTTATTCCCCTGGTCAGCTTTGTCATTTGCAACAATGTGGTTGGAGCTTGTTGGGTTCTCTCATAATAAAACTGCATTTCTCATAGCACTTTTTGTGATTGCTAGTTCCCTTGGGGGACTTTTTGGAGGTAAAATGGGAGATTTTCTTTCCAGACGTCTACCAAACTCTGGAAGAATAATTTTAGCACAGATAAGCTCGGCATCAGCTGTCCCACTTGCAGCAATACTTTTGCTGGCTCTGCCAAATGATTCATCCACTGCgtttgtacatgggttagtttTGTTCATCGTGGGCTTCTGCATATCATGGAATGCTCCAGCAACAAACAA TCCTATTTTCGCAGAAATAGTCCCTGAAAAATCCCGAACAAGTGTCTATGCCCTGGACCGATCCTTCGAGTCCATACTATCATCATTTGCTCCTCCTATAGTTGGAATACTAGCCCAGCATGTGTATGGTTACAAAGAACTTCCTGGAGGATCTGGTGCATCGCAGGATATTGAGACGGATAGAGAGAATGCAGCCTCGCTGGCCAAGGCACTGTACGCAGCTGTGGGCGTTCCCATGTTCCTCTGCTGTCTTATCTACTCGTTCCTCTACTGCACGTACCCACGAGATAGAGAGCGGGCTCGGATGGAGGCTCTAATAGAATCAGAGATGGAACAGTTAAACTTGGATGATATGTCCCCCAATGGAGTAGGTACTGGTGATCTGGTTGACAGATCAGATATTAATGGTAGGGAGAGGAGTGTCATCAATGCTCATTACGAGGAGGACGATTCTACCGATATTGAGGATGGCTATGAGAAGACGTTGCTTCACCATCAATTGACGTTCTCTAATCTGGGTGAGTAG
- the LOC115748971 gene encoding uncharacterized protein LOC115748971 isoform X2 encodes MAFGWLQLTGNLGALVGGLFSVLVAPTTFMGIPGWRISFHLVGLISILVGVLVRLFARDPHFDDGRAKIAGQTSNQSFCSDVKDLLQEAKSVIKIPSFQIIVAQGVTGLFPWSALSFATMWLELVGFSHNKTAFLIALFVIASSLGGLFGGKMGDFLSRRLPNSGRIILAQISSASAVPLAAILLLALPNDSSTAFVHGLVLFIVGFCISWNAPATNNPIFAEIVPEKSRTSVYALDRSFESILSSFAPPIVGILAQHVYGYKELPGGSGASQDIETDRENAASLAKALYAAVGVPMFLCCLIYSFLYCTYPRDRERARMEALIESEMEQLNLDDMSPNGVGTGDLVDRSDINGRERSVINAHYEEDDSTDIEDGYEKTLLHHQLTFSNLGE; translated from the exons ATGGCTTTTGGATGGCTACAGCTGACTGGCAATCTCGGTGCCTTAGTAGGTGGTCTATTTTCTGTGCTGGTAGCTCCCACAACATTCATGGGGATCCCTGGGTGGAGAATTTCCTTCCATTTGGTTGGACTAATAAGCATCCTAGTTGGAGTTCTAGTCCGCCTCTTTGCCAGAGATCCACATTTTGATGATGGCCGTGCCAAGATTGCTGGGCAAActtcaaatcaatcattttgCTCAGATGTGAAGGACTTGCTTCAAGAAGCAAAATCGGTGATAAAGATTCCATCGTTCCAAATAATTGTTGCACAAGGCGTAACGGGTTTATTCCCCTGGTCAGCTTTGTCATTTGCAACAATGTGGTTGGAGCTTGTTGGGTTCTCTCATAATAAAACTGCATTTCTCATAGCACTTTTTGTGATTGCTAGTTCCCTTGGGGGACTTTTTGGAGGTAAAATGGGAGATTTTCTTTCCAGACGTCTACCAAACTCTGGAAGAATAATTTTAGCACAGATAAGCTCGGCATCAGCTGTCCCACTTGCAGCAATACTTTTGCTGGCTCTGCCAAATGATTCATCCACTGCgtttgtacatgggttagtttTGTTCATCGTGGGCTTCTGCATATCATGGAATGCTCCAGCAACAAACAA TCCTATTTTCGCAGAAATAGTCCCTGAAAAATCCCGAACAAGTGTCTATGCCCTGGACCGATCCTTCGAGTCCATACTATCATCATTTGCTCCTCCTATAGTTGGAATACTAGCCCAGCATGTGTATGGTTACAAAGAACTTCCTGGAGGATCTGGTGCATCGCAGGATATTGAGACGGATAGAGAGAATGCAGCCTCGCTGGCCAAGGCACTGTACGCAGCTGTGGGCGTTCCCATGTTCCTCTGCTGTCTTATCTACTCGTTCCTCTACTGCACGTACCCACGAGATAGAGAGCGGGCTCGGATGGAGGCTCTAATAGAATCAGAGATGGAACAGTTAAACTTGGATGATATGTCCCCCAATGGAGTAGGTACTGGTGATCTGGTTGACAGATCAGATATTAATGGTAGGGAGAGGAGTGTCATCAATGCTCATTACGAGGAGGACGATTCTACCGATATTGAGGATGGCTATGAGAAGACGTTGCTTCACCATCAATTGACGTTCTCTAATCTGGGTGAGTAG